In Listeria monocytogenes, the following proteins share a genomic window:
- a CDS encoding phage major capsid protein yields the protein MTIKLKNNLANYEEKRTAFVNAVKNEETQEIQNEAYVEMVDAMAADIMDQAKKEARQEADQYISASRTDKNITNEEIKFFNDINKEVGYKEETLLPQTVVDEIFEDLTTEHPFLASIGMRTTGLRTKFLKSETSGVAVWGKIFGEIKGQLDATFSDEESIQNKLTAFVVVPKDLEKFGPAWVKRFVVTQIEEAFAVALESAYIVGDGNDKPIGLNRKVGKGSTVVDGVYAEKAATGTLTFADPKTTVNELTDVYKYHSVKENGHPLNVAGKVTLLVNPTDAWDVKKQYTSLNANGVYVTALPFNLNIIESLFVPEKKAISYVAERYDALIGGPLDIGTYDQTLAIEDLNLYAAKQFAYGKAKDDKAAAVWTLNINPAEQTPEG from the coding sequence ATGACTATCAAATTAAAAAACAACCTCGCGAATTACGAGGAAAAACGCACAGCTTTTGTTAATGCTGTGAAGAATGAAGAAACGCAGGAAATTCAAAACGAAGCATATGTGGAAATGGTAGATGCAATGGCTGCCGACATCATGGATCAAGCTAAGAAAGAAGCACGACAAGAAGCAGATCAATACATTTCAGCTAGCCGAACAGACAAAAATATCACGAACGAAGAAATTAAATTCTTTAATGATATTAATAAAGAAGTTGGCTACAAAGAAGAAACATTGCTTCCGCAAACAGTTGTTGATGAAATTTTCGAAGATTTAACAACTGAACATCCTTTCTTAGCTTCCATCGGAATGCGTACAACTGGTTTGCGAACTAAGTTCTTGAAATCAGAAACTAGCGGGGTAGCGGTTTGGGGTAAAATCTTTGGCGAAATTAAAGGTCAATTGGATGCAACGTTCAGTGACGAAGAATCTATTCAAAACAAACTGACTGCTTTTGTAGTGGTTCCTAAGGATCTTGAAAAATTCGGTCCAGCATGGGTCAAACGTTTTGTTGTTACTCAAATTGAAGAAGCGTTTGCTGTTGCACTCGAAAGTGCGTATATTGTTGGGGACGGTAATGACAAACCCATCGGCTTGAATCGTAAAGTTGGAAAAGGTAGTACGGTAGTAGATGGCGTATATGCTGAAAAAGCAGCTACTGGTACACTAACGTTTGCTGATCCAAAAACAACTGTGAATGAATTGACAGATGTGTATAAATACCACTCTGTGAAAGAAAATGGACATCCACTGAACGTTGCAGGTAAGGTTACGTTGCTAGTCAATCCGACAGACGCATGGGATGTTAAGAAACAGTACACAAGCTTAAATGCAAACGGCGTGTATGTTACGGCACTTCCGTTCAATTTGAACATTATCGAATCATTGTTTGTTCCAGAAAAGAAAGCCATTTCTTATGTGGCCGAACGTTACGATGCATTGATTGGTGGACCATTGGATATTGGTACTTACGATCAAACACTTGCTATTGAAGATTTAAATCTTTACGCTGCAAAACAATTTGCGTACGGTAAAGCGAAAGACGATAAAGCTGCTGCTGTGTGGACACTAAACATTAATCCAGCGGAACAAACTCCGGAAGGGTGA
- a CDS encoding phage tail tape measure protein produces the protein MNKLQGLSINLDLDATRVDEGMKGLKRTLGSVNSEMKANLSAFGKGEKTLSRYETELDGLNKKLSVQSKMVSQTKNDFKDLEKRNASLNGELKESNKTLTESKKRFEQLSKSGNATEKELKEAEKEVNSNQKSYNKLNKELQQMPKALAAGEKAVNNEVANYNNLQRKIDTTTESYKKFKREQAVKSSPWGAVTQDLDKYQKKLNETGDKLVAFGKKGSLYMAPVALGLGFATKKAADFEQQMSNTLSVMSPGEVNEYKDALRELAIQQGADTKYSALEAAQAQEELLKAGLSVKDVINGGLSGALSLATAGELDLASAAEIAATVLNAFKDDNLSVADAANILAGAANASATGVEEMKMSLQQVSAVASGVGLSFDDTSTMLAVFAQNGLKGSDAGTSLKTMLQRLHPTTKAAWQQFDALGLSIVDNETAMKVLQENGVKPLSNDTDKLMGQIQDLAKSLAGPKASASKVNKEFEELTVATGAVHSAFYDTNGELKSAEEISGLLQSSLKDLNSEQRSAALGAMFGSDAVRAGNIAYREGADGIKKMRTEMGKVTADDVAKMKMDNLKGTIEEISGAIETFAISIGTSLTPVLRGLGKYIQKAADWFNGLNDSTKTVISTAGVVAVAIPVAGLAFGFIAKGAAAAISPVKKLTAALAENSVAAGTNAATTQLAGNALPVAGGKGKGFLGKAGSFFKGSKGTKALSTADMAGDIASYSKFGKIGAGLKGLGKVLPGIGIALSASQLIGINKKNAGDKAGSAGGSLAGGAAGAAIGTAIAPGIGTAIGAAVGGIAGTKFGQAFGKKVQKEFPEYQQKFVNMWDGLSDSAKKHPILLAPVNQINDQIKMAKAGYAAIKDVFANPLKTDISGKGISKDTAKNVNSYKTMSQNAISELKYLEMSGDVITKSTSAKISKNYNGMVVLVEKSFEKTKKSSDKNLNTLSKNSMLSEADIKAVKEKQAKIQKLSLDEVKKNNEKIQKLNKDMAAKNADITKKEKADIKAINDKAAKEGRVLTASEEQQITSIKRNAANQRKASNQSYSNQIQTIAKKQETAVVSSLSKSAKEQKLILGKLKDSSGKLSTEQASKVVSESKRAKDEAVKEANKKYKDVVAAADKEYYVNGTITKKQHDDIVKKARSQKNKTVKAATEMHEQVVSQAQSQATGHLNQVDWETGQSLSKWDNFKVNLAGVINSVTGGINKVLKFFSLPTIPEWKPKGYNNDTKKINTSKRTSYGSNLAMDYTGSNNASGQIMAGEEGFEIAYNKRKAQAQILGANGAEITHVAPGTKILNHADSKKVMQGGLGKTLPGFANGNSSINDFLSDAWDGTKAVAGKVVDFSKKAFDWAAHPIKNLNKLFGGLSAGVKMGNDGNLGSDVLNYLKNSIGSPLEKMLSGFKETAPVAGPAGKGASAWSSVIKKAALAMKVDLSGGELKGIIAQIHRESGGNEKITQSSAVVDVNTLSGNPAKGLLQYIPQTFNAYRMKGHNNIFSGYDQLLAFFNNSSWRNDLPYGKRGWGPRGHRRFANGGFVNKNEMIEVAENNKPEVVIPLTRKNRAVQLIKKTKEIIGMNDGGSVTINNNNSNNNNNLILEEMKKQNEYLKLLLMKSSKIVIDKNSIIETANEGLGVKWSRSNYEDGGVTF, from the coding sequence ATGAATAAACTTCAAGGATTGTCGATTAACCTAGACCTAGATGCTACTAGAGTGGACGAGGGAATGAAAGGGTTGAAGCGGACCCTCGGCTCTGTGAACAGCGAAATGAAAGCGAATCTTTCGGCGTTTGGTAAGGGAGAAAAAACCTTATCTCGTTATGAAACAGAGCTAGATGGTCTTAATAAAAAGTTATCTGTTCAAAGCAAAATGGTTTCTCAAACTAAAAACGATTTTAAAGATTTAGAAAAACGAAATGCTTCTTTAAATGGAGAGTTGAAAGAGTCTAATAAAACGTTAACTGAGTCAAAAAAACGTTTTGAACAGCTTTCTAAATCTGGCAATGCAACTGAAAAAGAATTAAAAGAAGCGGAAAAAGAAGTCAACTCAAATCAAAAATCGTATAACAAACTTAACAAAGAACTACAACAAATGCCAAAAGCTTTAGCAGCAGGGGAAAAAGCAGTAAATAATGAAGTTGCAAATTACAATAATTTGCAAAGAAAGATTGATACTACCACAGAATCTTATAAGAAATTCAAGAGAGAGCAAGCTGTTAAAAGCTCACCGTGGGGAGCAGTGACTCAAGATTTAGACAAGTATCAAAAAAAGTTAAATGAGACAGGAGATAAACTTGTCGCTTTCGGTAAAAAAGGCAGTTTGTACATGGCTCCAGTTGCGCTTGGTTTAGGTTTCGCAACAAAAAAAGCGGCAGACTTTGAGCAACAAATGTCGAACACTTTATCTGTCATGTCTCCTGGTGAGGTAAATGAATATAAAGATGCTTTAAGAGAACTTGCTATTCAACAAGGTGCGGATACGAAATACTCCGCATTAGAAGCCGCACAGGCACAAGAAGAACTTTTAAAGGCAGGTCTTTCAGTTAAAGATGTTATAAATGGCGGATTGTCTGGAGCGCTTTCATTAGCAACAGCTGGCGAGTTAGATTTAGCGTCAGCGGCAGAAATTGCAGCTACAGTTTTAAATGCGTTCAAGGATGATAATTTGAGCGTGGCGGATGCGGCAAACATTCTAGCTGGTGCAGCAAATGCTTCTGCCACAGGTGTAGAAGAAATGAAGATGTCTTTACAACAAGTTTCTGCTGTTGCCAGTGGCGTTGGTCTCTCATTTGACGATACATCAACAATGTTAGCAGTATTTGCGCAGAATGGTTTAAAAGGTTCTGATGCAGGTACCTCTCTAAAAACGATGCTACAAAGGTTGCATCCTACAACAAAAGCGGCATGGCAACAATTTGATGCTCTTGGGTTAAGCATTGTGGACAATGAAACTGCTATGAAAGTATTGCAAGAAAATGGTGTTAAACCACTCTCGAATGATACAGATAAATTAATGGGACAAATTCAAGATTTAGCTAAAAGTTTGGCAGGTCCAAAGGCAAGTGCTTCTAAAGTTAACAAAGAATTTGAAGAATTGACCGTTGCCACTGGCGCAGTCCACTCCGCGTTTTATGATACAAACGGGGAATTAAAATCAGCAGAAGAAATATCTGGTCTATTGCAAAGCAGTCTAAAAGATTTGAACTCCGAACAGCGTAGTGCAGCGCTAGGTGCTATGTTTGGCTCCGATGCAGTTCGTGCTGGGAATATTGCTTATCGTGAAGGCGCGGATGGAATAAAGAAAATGCGCACTGAAATGGGAAAAGTAACTGCTGATGACGTAGCTAAAATGAAAATGGATAATCTGAAAGGTACTATTGAAGAAATTTCTGGTGCAATTGAGACCTTTGCTATCAGCATTGGAACATCATTGACTCCGGTATTACGTGGTCTAGGAAAGTACATTCAAAAAGCAGCTGATTGGTTTAATGGTTTGAATGATAGTACTAAAACGGTTATCTCTACAGCAGGTGTAGTTGCGGTAGCGATTCCGGTTGCTGGACTAGCATTTGGATTTATTGCAAAAGGGGCAGCGGCTGCTATCTCACCTGTAAAGAAATTAACAGCAGCGTTAGCAGAAAACTCTGTTGCTGCTGGAACTAATGCAGCGACTACGCAACTTGCTGGAAACGCTTTGCCGGTAGCTGGAGGGAAAGGTAAAGGTTTCTTAGGTAAAGCTGGCTCGTTTTTTAAAGGAAGCAAAGGAACAAAAGCGCTATCTACGGCTGATATGGCTGGTGATATTGCGAGTTATAGCAAATTCGGAAAAATTGGGGCTGGTTTGAAAGGATTAGGCAAGGTATTACCCGGCATTGGGATAGCCTTATCCGCTAGTCAATTGATTGGTATTAATAAAAAAAATGCAGGGGATAAAGCTGGTAGTGCTGGCGGAAGTTTAGCGGGAGGCGCAGCTGGTGCGGCAATCGGAACAGCAATTGCTCCTGGAATCGGAACCGCGATAGGTGCGGCAGTTGGAGGCATAGCGGGAACGAAATTTGGTCAGGCATTCGGTAAGAAAGTTCAAAAAGAATTTCCAGAATATCAACAGAAATTTGTAAATATGTGGGATGGATTGTCAGATTCTGCTAAAAAACATCCTATACTATTAGCACCTGTTAATCAAATTAACGATCAAATTAAAATGGCGAAAGCAGGATATGCGGCTATAAAAGATGTGTTTGCTAATCCTTTGAAAACGGATATTTCCGGAAAAGGTATTAGTAAAGATACAGCAAAAAATGTAAATTCTTATAAAACTATGTCTCAAAACGCAATCTCTGAATTGAAGTATTTAGAAATGTCTGGGGATGTAATCACTAAATCAACATCTGCTAAAATTAGCAAAAATTATAATGGGATGGTTGTACTAGTCGAGAAATCTTTTGAGAAGACTAAAAAAAGTTCTGATAAGAATTTAAATACTTTGTCAAAGAATAGCATGTTATCAGAAGCAGACATAAAAGCGGTTAAAGAGAAGCAAGCAAAAATACAAAAATTGTCATTAGATGAAGTGAAGAAAAACAACGAAAAAATCCAGAAATTAAATAAAGACATGGCGGCCAAAAATGCAGATATTACTAAAAAGGAAAAAGCGGATATAAAAGCTATTAACGACAAAGCGGCAAAAGAAGGCAGAGTTTTAACCGCTTCAGAGGAACAGCAAATTACGAGCATCAAACGTAATGCTGCAAATCAACGAAAAGCTAGTAATCAAAGTTATAGCAATCAAATACAAACAATTGCTAAAAAACAAGAAACAGCAGTGGTTAGTTCTTTGAGTAAGTCTGCAAAAGAGCAAAAATTAATTTTAGGAAAACTGAAAGACAGTAGTGGGAAATTAAGTACAGAACAAGCTTCAAAAGTGGTTAGCGAATCGAAGAGAGCAAAAGATGAAGCAGTAAAAGAAGCTAACAAGAAATATAAGGATGTAGTTGCTGCTGCTGACAAAGAATATTATGTGAATGGAACTATTACGAAAAAGCAACATGATGATATTGTAAAAAAAGCTAGGAGCCAAAAGAATAAAACCGTAAAAGCGGCAACTGAAATGCATGAACAAGTAGTCAGTCAAGCTCAATCACAAGCTACTGGTCATTTAAACCAAGTTGACTGGGAAACAGGTCAATCATTATCGAAATGGGATAATTTTAAAGTTAATTTAGCGGGTGTGATTAACTCTGTCACCGGTGGAATAAATAAAGTATTAAAATTCTTTAGTTTACCTACCATACCAGAATGGAAGCCAAAAGGTTATAATAATGACACAAAAAAAATAAATACTAGCAAAAGAACTTCCTACGGTAGTAACCTTGCAATGGATTACACAGGTTCTAATAATGCATCCGGACAAATTATGGCTGGCGAAGAAGGATTTGAGATTGCATATAATAAACGCAAAGCACAAGCACAAATTTTAGGTGCAAATGGTGCAGAAATAACGCATGTTGCGCCAGGTACTAAAATTTTGAATCATGCAGATTCAAAAAAAGTCATGCAAGGCGGACTTGGTAAAACATTGCCTGGCTTTGCGAATGGGAATTCATCCATTAATGATTTTTTAAGTGACGCATGGGATGGAACAAAAGCTGTAGCTGGGAAAGTAGTTGATTTTTCTAAAAAAGCATTCGATTGGGCAGCGCATCCTATCAAAAATTTAAATAAACTTTTTGGTGGTTTATCTGCAGGCGTGAAAATGGGGAACGATGGAAATTTAGGTTCCGATGTGCTGAACTATTTGAAAAACAGTATCGGTTCACCTCTAGAAAAAATGCTGTCTGGTTTTAAAGAAACGGCGCCAGTGGCAGGACCGGCTGGGAAAGGTGCTTCGGCGTGGTCTAGTGTTATTAAGAAAGCTGCTCTAGCCATGAAAGTGGATTTGTCCGGTGGTGAATTAAAAGGGATTATAGCACAAATTCATCGTGAGTCTGGCGGGAATGAAAAAATAACTCAGTCATCTGCTGTTGTGGATGTTAATACATTATCAGGCAACCCGGCTAAAGGTTTGCTTCAATATATACCACAAACATTCAATGCATATAGAATGAAAGGGCATAACAATATATTTTCTGGTTATGACCAGTTGCTGGCATTCTTCAATAACTCGTCATGGAGAAATGACCTTCCCTATGGTAAACGAGGTTGGGGACCACGAGGACATCGTCGATTTGCAAACGGTGGTTTTGTAAACAAAAATGAAATGATAGAAGTTGCTGAGAACAATAAGCCAGAGGTCGTCATTCCCCTTACTCGAAAAAACCGAGCAGTTCAATTAATTAAAAAAACAAAAGAAATTATAGGAATGAATGATGGCGGTAGTGTCACTATCAATAATAATAATAGTAATAATAATAATAATTTGATTTTGGAAGAAATGAAAAAGCAAAATGAATATTTAAAATTACTTCTGATGAAAAGCTCTAAAATTGTTATTGATAAAAATTCTATAATTGAAACAGCAAATGAGGGCTTAGGTGTCAAATGGAGCCGAAGCAACTATGAAGATGGTGGTGTTACATTCTAA
- a CDS encoding terminase TerL endonuclease subunit, with amino-acid sequence MISNRHVDAYIEAYESGKILLNEERIDLIKWLQKTILIRDDLYFDETRIDNFIRFAEKWYYKLEPFQKFIAAFVFLYRKKDDEVHFKEIFLTFGRGGGKNGFISVLAHFFISPLHGIKRYSISIVANSEEQAMTSFDDVFNCIKDNKLTGSFKNARAKITGKATDSILKARTSNADTKDGGRDACVIFDEVHRYENQKTVDVFTSGLGKVPNSRIFYIGTDGFVREGFNDKLKERTEAILKNESDDDRFFGFICKLDNSEEVKDEKFWEKANPMLSQPRGAYAETLYEEVKRQYKNLQFNPSAREEFMTKRMNLPEVDLEKVVAPWKDILATNREMPELRNRACIGAFDYASVKDFAAVGLLFRVGDDYIWKSHSFARKGYLDIANLKPPIKEWEKQGLLTIVDEPTIDPRHVVNWFVEMRENYGIQKVIGDNFRMDLMRPLFEAEGFELEIIRNPRAAHSLLAPRIETLFANHRIVFGDNPLMRWYTNNVAVKIKPDGNKEYLKKDEHRRKTDGFQAFVHALWRADEIEDLDVDEVLNMLNAITF; translated from the coding sequence ATGATTAGCAATCGTCATGTAGATGCTTATATTGAAGCATATGAAAGTGGAAAGATTTTATTGAATGAAGAGAGAATTGATTTAATAAAATGGTTGCAGAAAACCATTTTAATTCGAGACGATCTTTATTTCGATGAAACACGAATTGATAACTTTATTAGATTTGCTGAAAAATGGTACTACAAGCTAGAGCCATTTCAAAAGTTTATTGCGGCATTTGTTTTTTTATATAGAAAGAAAGATGATGAGGTTCACTTTAAAGAAATCTTTTTAACATTTGGTCGAGGCGGCGGTAAAAATGGTTTTATCTCTGTTCTAGCACATTTTTTTATAAGCCCTTTACATGGCATTAAAAGGTATAGTATATCAATTGTAGCTAATAGTGAGGAACAAGCGATGACGTCTTTTGACGATGTTTTTAATTGTATTAAGGATAACAAACTAACAGGAAGCTTTAAAAATGCCCGAGCTAAAATAACAGGTAAAGCTACTGATAGCATTTTAAAAGCAAGAACATCTAACGCAGATACAAAAGACGGTGGTCGAGATGCCTGCGTGATTTTTGATGAGGTTCATAGGTACGAAAACCAAAAGACAGTTGATGTGTTTACAAGCGGTTTGGGGAAAGTTCCCAATTCTAGAATATTCTATATTGGGACTGATGGATTTGTTAGAGAAGGGTTTAATGACAAGTTAAAAGAAAGAACAGAAGCCATTTTAAAAAACGAAAGCGATGATGATAGGTTTTTTGGTTTTATTTGTAAGTTGGACAACTCAGAGGAAGTCAAAGACGAGAAATTTTGGGAAAAGGCAAATCCTATGTTAAGTCAACCTAGAGGAGCTTATGCTGAAACTTTATATGAAGAGGTTAAGAGGCAATATAAAAATTTACAATTTAATCCATCTGCTAGAGAAGAGTTCATGACTAAACGAATGAATCTTCCAGAAGTCGACTTGGAAAAGGTAGTAGCGCCGTGGAAAGATATTCTCGCAACTAATCGGGAAATGCCAGAACTTCGTAATCGGGCTTGCATTGGTGCATTTGACTATGCAAGTGTCAAAGACTTTGCGGCGGTTGGATTGTTATTCCGTGTGGGTGATGATTATATTTGGAAATCACATTCATTTGCTAGAAAAGGATATTTGGATATCGCAAACCTTAAACCGCCCATCAAAGAATGGGAAAAGCAGGGATTACTGACCATTGTAGATGAACCTACAATCGACCCTCGTCATGTGGTCAATTGGTTTGTTGAAATGCGGGAAAATTACGGTATTCAAAAGGTCATTGGGGATAACTTCCGAATGGACCTGATGCGCCCGCTGTTTGAAGCAGAAGGATTCGAACTGGAGATTATTAGAAATCCACGTGCAGCTCATAGTTTGCTAGCTCCGCGAATTGAAACTTTATTCGCAAATCATCGCATTGTGTTTGGCGATAACCCTTTGATGCGCTGGTATACGAACAATGTGGCAGTAAAGATCAAACCCGATGGCAATAAAGAATATCTAAAAAAAGACGAACATAGACGTAAGACAGATGGATTTCAAGCGTTTGTCCATGCTCTATGGCGTGCAGATGAAATAGAAGACCTTGATGTAGATGAAGTTTTAAATATGCTTAATGCCATTACGTTTTAG
- a CDS encoding head maturation protease, ClpP-related: MKLEVKGTIISSNQKWIYDMLDMESTSPRDIILPENNEPVDVIINSGGGDVYAGSEIYTTLKGYNGTVNVQVVGIAASAASVIAMAGDKVEISPTAQIMVHNVASGVFGDYRDLEHEAKVSKGFNVSVANAYMDKTGKNMDELLNLMGETTWFNAQQAVEAGFADEVMFSNEKAPQLVASLSPVIPQDAIEKIINNIKPPQLDIDAIVGKVINQLEQTNTKEEKPRKENKNPFKRFLF; encoded by the coding sequence ATGAAATTAGAGGTCAAAGGAACAATCATATCGAGCAATCAAAAATGGATTTACGATATGCTTGATATGGAAAGCACTAGCCCACGCGATATCATTTTACCTGAAAACAATGAGCCGGTTGATGTAATTATCAATTCTGGCGGAGGCGATGTGTATGCTGGTAGTGAAATTTATACTACATTGAAGGGCTATAATGGCACTGTAAATGTGCAAGTTGTAGGCATTGCTGCTAGTGCGGCTTCGGTCATTGCTATGGCGGGAGATAAAGTGGAAATTAGTCCTACAGCCCAGATCATGGTGCACAATGTTGCTTCCGGAGTGTTTGGAGATTATCGAGATCTTGAACATGAAGCTAAAGTTTCGAAAGGCTTCAATGTATCTGTGGCAAACGCATATATGGACAAGACTGGAAAGAACATGGATGAATTATTAAATCTAATGGGTGAAACTACATGGTTTAACGCACAACAGGCAGTAGAAGCCGGTTTTGCCGACGAAGTAATGTTTTCTAATGAGAAAGCACCGCAATTAGTTGCCAGTCTCTCACCGGTAATACCACAGGATGCAATCGAGAAAATCATAAATAATATTAAACCACCGCAGTTAGATATCGATGCAATTGTAGGAAAAGTAATAAACCAATTAGAACAAACAAATACTAAAGAAGAGAAACCACGAAAGGAAAATAAAAATCCTTTCAAACGGTTTCTTTTTTAA
- the gpG gene encoding phage tail assembly chaperone G, whose product MIKLEIFNKKEKKKELYEREDTSVIELEEYWKLQEKIREYINTSDDPKKTTILEMQLKFIVKLFDDENITIDFLKKNIPSKKLNDTLVSVFREISPDEYEDEDGGDEEAK is encoded by the coding sequence GTGATTAAACTAGAAATATTTAATAAAAAAGAAAAAAAGAAAGAGCTATATGAGAGAGAAGATACATCTGTAATTGAATTAGAAGAATATTGGAAACTACAAGAAAAAATTAGAGAATACATCAATACTTCTGACGATCCAAAGAAAACGACAATTTTGGAAATGCAGTTAAAATTTATTGTGAAATTATTTGATGATGAAAACATTACAATAGATTTTCTTAAAAAAAATATTCCTTCGAAGAAATTAAACGATACGTTGGTGTCTGTCTTTCGGGAGATTTCACCAGATGAATACGAGGATGAAGATGGTGGAGATGAGGAAGCAAAGTAA
- a CDS encoding major tail protein → MITTIGFEKATFGIYDEKDEKVTEKVEVNGKNKKGGTVEADISGLDAEAIKVFASNGPYYISKKGSGDVKQTIGIMELPFELGQKLLGRQKNADGIVTVGKNTAPPYASCVMESETLRGEPVFFALLKGKYGQDDVKLNTSEDKPKEPEATSLTGEFVYNDAGDVFAMAVGEEFRDKIYSMAFPGFVETPVVPEG, encoded by the coding sequence ATGATTACAACAATCGGATTTGAAAAAGCAACTTTTGGAATTTATGATGAAAAAGACGAAAAGGTAACAGAAAAAGTAGAAGTAAATGGTAAGAATAAAAAAGGTGGTACGGTTGAAGCTGATATTTCTGGTCTTGATGCTGAAGCTATTAAAGTTTTCGCTTCGAACGGTCCATACTACATTTCCAAAAAAGGTTCTGGCGATGTTAAGCAAACAATCGGTATCATGGAACTTCCATTTGAATTAGGACAGAAGTTATTAGGTCGTCAAAAGAATGCAGATGGTATTGTAACTGTAGGGAAAAACACTGCTCCACCATATGCGTCATGCGTGATGGAAAGTGAAACGTTGCGAGGGGAGCCGGTGTTCTTTGCTTTATTAAAAGGAAAATATGGACAAGATGACGTTAAATTAAACACATCTGAGGACAAACCAAAGGAACCTGAAGCAACTAGTCTCACTGGTGAATTTGTTTATAATGATGCTGGGGACGTTTTCGCGATGGCTGTGGGCGAAGAATTCCGAGATAAAATTTACAGCATGGCTTTTCCTGGTTTTGTTGAAACACCAGTAGTACCGGAAGGATAA
- a CDS encoding phage portal protein, with product MGFLSEIFKRNKEIEWMWDLEFLEDKTTKVYLKKMALNTCVKHIARTIAKSDFRLKSGESSVRDGLYYKLNVRPNTDMSSSSFWEKVIYKLIYDNECLIVLSDTDDFLITDSYVRKEFALYPDVFEGVTVKDYRYNRNFSMDDVIFLEYGNERLAAFTDGMFEDYGELFGRMIRAQMRNFQIRGAVNFKMAGIADDEKQKKLQTYIDKLYAAFNNNEIAIVPQLEGFNYEEFGTSSVNSSQNFDEIKKLRKEMIDYVASILGIPSALLHGDMADLSNNMKAYMEYCIDPLTKKLEDELNAKLFTSNEFLAGEHIKIIHKKDIIENAEAVDKLVASGSFNRNEVRELLGAERVDNPELDKYLITKNYQSADEGGENG from the coding sequence TTGGGATTTCTTTCGGAGATATTTAAACGGAACAAAGAAATTGAGTGGATGTGGGATTTAGAGTTTTTAGAAGATAAAACAACAAAGGTTTATTTGAAGAAAATGGCTTTAAATACGTGTGTAAAACATATAGCACGAACGATCGCCAAATCTGATTTTAGATTGAAAAGTGGAGAAAGCAGTGTACGAGACGGATTGTATTATAAATTAAATGTTCGTCCAAATACAGATATGAGTTCGAGTTCTTTCTGGGAAAAAGTGATCTATAAATTAATCTATGATAACGAGTGCTTAATCGTCCTTTCAGATACGGACGATTTTTTAATTACTGATAGTTATGTTAGAAAAGAGTTCGCGCTTTATCCGGATGTTTTTGAAGGGGTTACGGTGAAAGATTATCGTTATAATCGTAATTTTAGTATGGATGATGTGATTTTTCTGGAATATGGAAATGAGCGACTAGCTGCATTTACTGATGGCATGTTTGAGGATTACGGTGAGTTATTTGGTCGCATGATTCGGGCGCAAATGCGTAACTTCCAAATTCGTGGAGCTGTTAATTTTAAAATGGCAGGTATTGCGGATGATGAAAAACAAAAAAAATTACAGACTTACATCGACAAACTGTATGCTGCATTTAACAATAATGAGATTGCCATCGTTCCTCAACTAGAAGGCTTTAACTATGAAGAGTTTGGAACGTCTAGCGTCAATAGTAGCCAAAATTTTGATGAGATCAAAAAACTTCGAAAAGAAATGATTGATTATGTAGCTAGTATTCTCGGCATTCCCTCTGCTCTGCTACATGGGGATATGGCAGATTTGAGTAATAATATGAAAGCATATATGGAATATTGTATTGATCCTCTCACTAAAAAGCTAGAAGATGAATTAAACGCTAAATTATTTACTTCCAACGAGTTTTTAGCGGGTGAACATATCAAAATCATACACAAAAAAGACATTATAGAAAATGCAGAAGCTGTAGATAAGTTGGTTGCCTCTGGTTCATTTAATCGTAATGAAGTTCGAGAATTATTGGGCGCTGAACGAGTAGATAATCCGGAATTAGATAAATATTTAATTACTAAAAACTATCAGTCAGCAGATGAAGGAGGTGAGAATGGATGA